A DNA window from Centroberyx gerrardi isolate f3 chromosome 3, fCenGer3.hap1.cur.20231027, whole genome shotgun sequence contains the following coding sequences:
- the LOC139911602 gene encoding NAD(P)(+)--arginine ADP-ribosyltransferase 2-like — MVKENMLVFTVLCCLCVWTRTLDAKTLLMQAVMKAPSKGPDVPTLDAEKSPIQDATKAPSLSSEDPVMAQNVSKQATMQNTTKVSFPAPDVPMQVASGPSRLSSIPLSLSPNSVDDMYYGCSQKMLIKVKRYYLPRSSRGDLQTAYTKLCARKAMATKDAYDPLSWDHFRALCAYTAGAYADFNRAVRKGKAAYKTSFEFHSLHFLLSDAVRLLKLNQRGCYTTYRRSRLAFSGEVGQTMRFGSFASSSLNKDLPHFGRKTCFEMHTCFGAYLKSYSEFDSDEDEVLIPPYEMFTIVSVDRSGRNDLQCDVLYKLETAGVYSSLNCQAVGA, encoded by the exons ATGGTGAAGGAAAACATGTTGGTGTTCACTGTGCTCTGCTGCCTCTGTGTATGGACAAGGACTTTGGATGCAAAGACT CTGCTTATGCAGGCTGTTATGAAGGCCCCTTCGAAGGGCCCTGATGTCCCAACACTGGACGCTGAGAAGTCTCCTATCCAGGACGCTACAAAGGCCCCTTCTTTAAGCTCCGAAGATCCTGTAATGGCCCAGAACGTGTCTAAGCAGGCCACTATGCAGAATACCACAAAGGTCTCTTTTCCGGCCCCTGACGTTCCCATGCAGGTCGCCTCAGGTCCGTCCAGGCTCAGCAGCATCCCTCTGAGCTTGTCTCCGAACTCCGTCGACGACATGTATTACGGCTGCTCCCAGAAGATGCTCATCAAGGTGAAACGGTACTACCTCCCGCGAAGCAGCAGGGGGGACCTGCAGACCGCATACACAAAACTTTGCGCCCGTAAAGCCATGGCGACCAAGGACGCCTACGACCCGCTGTCCTGGGATCACTTCCGGGCCCTGTGCGCCTACACGGCGGGGGCCTACGCCGACTTCAACCGAGCGGTCCGCAAGGGCAAGGCCGCGTACAAGACCTCGTTCGAGTTCCACTCCCTCCATTTCCTGCTGTCCGACGCTGTCCGGCTCCTGAAACTGAACCAAAGGGGCTGCTACACCACCTACCGGAGAAGCAGATTGGCCTTCAGCGGGGAAGTCGGACAGACCATGCGCTTCGGCTCGTTCGCCTCCAGCTCCCTCAACAAGGACTTACCTCATTTTGGAAGGAAGACCTGCTTCGAGATGCACACGTGTTTCGGTGCCTACCTCAAGTCCTATTCGGAGTTTGATTCAGACGAGGACGAGGTGCTGATTCCGCCATATGAGATGTTCACCATTGTCTCAGTTGATAGGTCAGGGAGGAATGACTTACAATGTGATGTGTTGTACAAGCTTGAGACCGCTGGGGTTTACAGCAGTCTGAACTGCCAGGCTGTGGGGGCATGA